The following coding sequences are from one Arachis hypogaea cultivar Tifrunner chromosome 7, arahy.Tifrunner.gnm2.J5K5, whole genome shotgun sequence window:
- the LOC112701327 gene encoding DNA polymerase epsilon catalytic subunit B isoform X3: MAKVVESLFLGKRYVDFVCCRYNVAVKCATITPVATYYLYTTYVHPFICSLATIILMSPDKVLHKGNGTLCEMLLMVQAYKANVICPNKHQSDKEKFYSNHLLEILALYRFWWGGFWK, encoded by the exons atggCAAAAGTTGTGGAGAGCCTATTTTTGGGCAAGAGATATGTAG attttgtGTGCTGCAGGTATAATGTTGCTGTGAAATGTGCTACTATAACTCCTG TGGCAACTTATTACTTATATACAACTTATGTTCATCCCTTTATTTGCTCCCTTGCTACTATTATACTCATGTCACCAGATAAAGTCTTGCACAAAGGCAATGGGACTCTCTGTGAAATGTTACTCATGGTTCAG GCATACAAAGCAAATGTTATATGTCCTAACAAACACCAATCCGACAAAGAGAAATTTTATAGCAATCATCTTCTTGAGA TTCTTGCGCTTTACAGGTTTTGGTGGGGAGGATTTTGGAAG TAG
- the LOC112701327 gene encoding uncharacterized protein isoform X1, translating to MAKVVESLFLGKRYVDFVCCRYNVAVKCATITPVATYYLYTTYVHPFICSLATIILMSPDKVLHKGNGTLCEMLLMVQAYKANVICPNKHQSDKEKFYSNHLLEILALYRFWWGGFWKLQLNQHFLEPRDYSLYYSFLDHNCFHSSSLETRTSPTKKAKPPLRSQHRLWPIENP from the exons atggCAAAAGTTGTGGAGAGCCTATTTTTGGGCAAGAGATATGTAG attttgtGTGCTGCAGGTATAATGTTGCTGTGAAATGTGCTACTATAACTCCTG TGGCAACTTATTACTTATATACAACTTATGTTCATCCCTTTATTTGCTCCCTTGCTACTATTATACTCATGTCACCAGATAAAGTCTTGCACAAAGGCAATGGGACTCTCTGTGAAATGTTACTCATGGTTCAG GCATACAAAGCAAATGTTATATGTCCTAACAAACACCAATCCGACAAAGAGAAATTTTATAGCAATCATCTTCTTGAGA TTCTTGCGCTTTACAGGTTTTGGTGGGGAGGATTTTGGAAG CTTCAGCTTAATCAACATTTCTTGGAGCCGAGGGACTATTCTCTCTACTATTCTTTTCTTGATCATAACTGTTTCCATTCTTCTTCTCTGGAGACTCGGACTTCTCCGACAAAGAAAGCGAAGCCTCCTCTCCGATCTCAGCACCGTTTGTGGCCAATCGAAAATCCATAA
- the LOC112701327 gene encoding uncharacterized protein isoform X2, with amino-acid sequence MYNVAVKCATITPVATYYLYTTYVHPFICSLATIILMSPDKVLHKGNGTLCEMLLMVQAYKANVICPNKHQSDKEKFYSNHLLEILALYRFWWGGFWKLQLNQHFLEPRDYSLYYSFLDHNCFHSSSLETRTSPTKKAKPPLRSQHRLWPIENP; translated from the exons AT GTATAATGTTGCTGTGAAATGTGCTACTATAACTCCTG TGGCAACTTATTACTTATATACAACTTATGTTCATCCCTTTATTTGCTCCCTTGCTACTATTATACTCATGTCACCAGATAAAGTCTTGCACAAAGGCAATGGGACTCTCTGTGAAATGTTACTCATGGTTCAG GCATACAAAGCAAATGTTATATGTCCTAACAAACACCAATCCGACAAAGAGAAATTTTATAGCAATCATCTTCTTGAGA TTCTTGCGCTTTACAGGTTTTGGTGGGGAGGATTTTGGAAG CTTCAGCTTAATCAACATTTCTTGGAGCCGAGGGACTATTCTCTCTACTATTCTTTTCTTGATCATAACTGTTTCCATTCTTCTTCTCTGGAGACTCGGACTTCTCCGACAAAGAAAGCGAAGCCTCCTCTCCGATCTCAGCACCGTTTGTGGCCAATCGAAAATCCATAA